One genomic region from Atribacteraceae bacterium encodes:
- a CDS encoding carboxymuconolactone decarboxylase family protein yields the protein MSLDPKEFYASYREELRALRRESPELLEGFNTFYHKFMGEGRLDLKAKELISLGIGVAIHCERCILIHVRSAWKAGASREEIMEAAGVGVVMGGGPAFTQLTLVKKAFDSLVPE from the coding sequence ATGAGTCTGGATCCGAAGGAATTTTATGCCAGTTATCGGGAAGAATTACGGGCTCTCCGGAGGGAGAGCCCCGAGCTTTTAGAAGGCTTTAACACGTTTTATCACAAATTCATGGGAGAAGGACGTCTTGACCTCAAAGCCAAGGAACTCATCTCGTTGGGTATTGGTGTGGCGATCCATTGTGAACGCTGTATCCTTATCCATGTACGATCCGCCTGGAAAGCCGGAGCCAGTCGGGAAGAGATAATGGAAGCGGCGGGCGTCGGTGTGGTTATGGGAGGCGGACCGGCTTTTACACAACTGACCCTGGTGAAAAAAGCTTTTGACAGTCTCGTTCCTGAATGA